A genomic stretch from Brassica napus cultivar Da-Ae unplaced genomic scaffold, Da-Ae ScsIHWf_127;HRSCAF=226, whole genome shotgun sequence includes:
- the LOC106440091 gene encoding patellin-6 codes for MDSSLSPTPFDHQSTEPKKTFMTTLIPLRPSHFKEDFYFVSELKPSEAKSLQDLKQKLSSSSFASSSSMWGVPLLGGDDRADVILLKFLRARDFKVGDSLRMLEKCLEWREEFKTEKLTEEDLGFKDLEGRVAYMRGYDKEGHPVCYNAYGVFKEREMYERVFGDEEKLNKFLRWRVQVLERGVKLLHFKPGGVNSIIQVTDLKDMPKRELRVASNQILSLFQDNYPEMVATKIFINVPWYFSVIYSMFSPFLTHRTKSKFVMSKEGNAAETLYKFIRPEDIPVQYGGLSRPTDSQKGPPKPASEFSIKGGEKVNIQIEGIEGGATISWDIVVGGWDLEYTAEFVPNAEESYAIVVEKPRRMKASDEAVCNSFTTGEAWELIISVDNSLSRKKKVAAYHYTVRKSTTAV; via the exons ATGGACTCTTCACTGTCTCCAACCCCATTTGATCACCAAAGCACAGAGCCAAAAAAAACCTTCATGACCACTCTCATCCCCCTCCGCCCCAGCCACTTCAAAGAAGACTTTTACTTCGTCTCCGAACTCAAACCCTCCGAGGCAAAATCTCTCCAAGACCTCAAACAAAAACTCTCATCTTCCTCCTTCGCATCCTCTTCTTCCATGTGGGGAGTCCCGCTCCTAGGCGGTGACGACAGAGCTGACGTCATCCTCCTCAAGTTCCTCAGAGCCAGGGACTTCAAAGTCGGAGACTCGCTGAGGATGCTTGAGAAGTGTCTGGAGTGGAGAGAAGAGTTCAAGACCGAGAAACTGACCGAAGAGGATCTTGGTTTTAAAGATTTGGAAGGTAGAGTAGCGTACATGAGAGGGTACGACAAAGAAGGGCATCCCGTGTGTTACAACGCGTACGGTGTgtttaaagagagagagatgtacGAGAGGGTGTTTGGTGACGAGGAGAAACTCAACAAGTTTCTGAGATGGAGAGTTCAGGTTCTGGAGAGAGGTGTTAAGCTGCTTCATTTTAAGCCTGGTGGTGTTAATTCGATTATTCAAGTTACGGATCTTAAGGATATGCCTAAG aGAGAGCTTAGAGTTGCTTCGAACCagattctttctctctttcagGATAATTATCCTGAGATGGTTGCTACTAAG ATATTCATCAATGTGCCTTGGTACTTCAGTGTGATCTACTCAATGTTCAGCCCTTTCTTGACTCATAGAACAAAGAGCAAGTTTGTAATGTCCAAAGAAGGAAATGCAGCCGAAACACTTTACAA GTTCATAAGACCTGAAGATATTCCGGTGCAATACGGCGGCCTTAGTCGTCCTACTGATTCTCAAAAAGGACCACCTAAACCCGCTTCTGAATTCTCCATCAAGGGTGGTGAGAAAGTTAACATTCAGATCGAAGGCATTGAG GGTGGAGCAACGATATCATGGGACATAGTAGTTGGAGGATGGGACTTAGAGTATACGGCAGAGTTTGTTCCAAACGCTGAAGAGAGTTACGCGATTGTGGTTGAGAAACCAAGAAGGATGAAAGCTTCGGATGAAGCTGTTTGCAACTCTTTCACGACAGGAGAAGCTTGGGAACTCATTATCTCGGTTGATAACTCTTTGTCCCGCAAGAAGAAAGTTGCTGCTTATCATTACACTGTCAGAAAATCTACTACAGCCGTCTAA